One part of the Olleya sp. YS genome encodes these proteins:
- the rplF gene encoding 50S ribosomal protein L6, whose amino-acid sequence MSRIGNNPVAIPEGVTVTVDNNTITVKGKLGELTQDFDTVEVKVEEGNVLVTRSADTKDQKAKHGLYRSLVYNMIEGVSKGWTKELELVGVGYRASNQGNVLDLALGFSHNIVISLAPEVKVETVSDKGKNPIIKLTSHDKQLVGQVAAKIRGFRKPEPYKGKGIKFVGEILRRKAGKSA is encoded by the coding sequence ATGTCAAGAATAGGAAATAATCCAGTTGCCATTCCAGAAGGAGTAACTGTAACAGTAGACAATAATACAATAACAGTAAAAGGAAAATTAGGAGAATTAACTCAGGATTTTGATACTGTTGAAGTAAAAGTTGAAGAAGGAAATGTATTAGTAACGCGTTCAGCAGATACTAAAGATCAAAAAGCTAAACACGGTTTATACCGCTCATTAGTATATAATATGATTGAAGGTGTATCTAAAGGATGGACTAAAGAACTAGAATTAGTAGGAGTTGGATACAGAGCATCTAACCAAGGGAACGTCCTTGATTTAGCTTTAGGTTTCTCTCATAATATAGTTATTAGTTTAGCTCCAGAAGTTAAAGTTGAAACAGTTTCTGATAAAGGAAAAAATCCAATAATAAAATTAACCTCTCACGATAAACAATTAGTAGGACAAGTTGCTGCTAAAATTAGAGGTTTCAGAAAACCTGAGCCATACAAAGGAAAAGGTATTAAGTTTGTTGGAGAAATATTAAGAAGAAAAGCAGGTAAATCAGCATAA
- the rplO gene encoding 50S ribosomal protein L15 — translation MDLSNLKPAEGSVKSQGKRIGRGQGSGKGGTATRGHKGAKSRSGYSKKVGFEGGQMPLQRRVPKFGFTNINRKEYQGVNLDVIQQLVDDKKIKGTLDFDTLVNLGLVGKNELVKILGRGELKSKLSVTAHKFTATAKAAIEAAGGEAVTL, via the coding sequence ATGGATTTAAGTAATTTAAAACCTGCAGAAGGTTCAGTTAAAAGTCAAGGTAAACGAATAGGTAGAGGACAAGGCTCTGGAAAAGGTGGTACTGCTACACGTGGTCACAAAGGAGCTAAATCTAGATCTGGTTATTCTAAAAAAGTAGGTTTTGAAGGAGGTCAAATGCCACTTCAACGTAGAGTACCTAAATTTGGCTTTACTAATATTAATCGTAAAGAATATCAAGGAGTAAATCTTGATGTAATCCAACAATTAGTTGACGATAAAAAAATAAAAGGCACATTAGATTTTGATACGCTAGTAAATTTAGGATTAGTTGGTAAAAACGAACTAGTTAAAATTTTAGGGAGAGGTGAATTAAAATCAAAATTAAGTGTAACAGCTCATAAATTTACTGCTACTGCAAAAGCTGCTATTGAAGCTGCAGGAGGAGAAGCTGTAACTTTATAA
- the infA gene encoding translation initiation factor IF-1 gives MAKQAAIEQDGTIIEALSNAMFRVELENGHIVTAHISGKMRMHYIKLLPGDKVKLEMSPYDLTKARITYRY, from the coding sequence ATGGCAAAACAAGCAGCAATAGAACAAGACGGAACAATAATTGAAGCATTATCAAATGCTATGTTTCGTGTAGAATTAGAAAATGGTCATATCGTGACTGCACATATCTCTGGTAAAATGCGTATGCATTACATAAAATTATTACCAGGAGATAAAGTAAAATTAGAAATGAGTCCTTATGATTTAACTAAGGCTCGTATAACTTATAGATACTAA
- the rpmC gene encoding 50S ribosomal protein L29 → MKQSEIKELSVAELQEKLSDTKKSYLDLKMAHAVSPLENPIQLRQVRRTVARIATELTKRDLK, encoded by the coding sequence ATGAAACAATCAGAAATTAAAGAATTATCTGTAGCTGAGTTACAAGAGAAACTTAGTGATACAAAGAAGAGCTATTTAGATTTAAAAATGGCTCATGCAGTTTCTCCTTTAGAGAATCCAATTCAATTACGTCAGGTTAGACGTACAGTTGCAAGAATTGCAACAGAATTAACTAAAAGAGATTTAAAATAA
- the rpsS gene encoding 30S ribosomal protein S19 encodes MARSLKKGPYVHYKLEKKVAANVEANKKTVIKTWSRASMITPDFVGQTIAVHNGRQFVPVYVTENMVGHKLGEFSPTRSFRGHAGAKNKGKK; translated from the coding sequence ATGGCAAGATCATTAAAAAAAGGACCTTACGTTCACTATAAATTAGAGAAGAAAGTAGCTGCTAATGTAGAAGCAAACAAAAAAACGGTTATCAAAACTTGGTCAAGAGCAAGTATGATAACTCCAGATTTTGTTGGACAAACTATTGCAGTACATAACGGTCGTCAGTTTGTTCCAGTTTATGTTACAGAAAACATGGTTGGACATAAATTAGGAGAATTTTCACCAACAAGATCTTTTAGAGGTCATGCAGGTGCTAAAAATAAAGGTAAAAAGTAA
- the rpsK gene encoding 30S ribosomal protein S11 produces the protein MAKTSTKKRKVIIDAVGEAHITASFNNIIISLTNKKGDVISWSSAGKMGFRGSKKNTPYAAQLAAEDAAEVAKEAGLKKVKVYVKGPGNGRESAIRSIHNAGIEVTEIIDVTPLPHNGCRPPKRRRV, from the coding sequence ATGGCAAAGACAAGTACAAAAAAACGTAAAGTTATTATTGATGCTGTAGGAGAAGCGCATATCACTGCATCTTTTAACAACATCATTATTTCTCTTACCAATAAAAAAGGAGATGTTATTTCATGGTCATCTGCTGGAAAAATGGGATTTAGAGGATCTAAAAAAAACACACCTTATGCAGCACAGTTAGCAGCAGAAGATGCAGCTGAAGTAGCTAAAGAAGCTGGATTAAAAAAGGTAAAAGTGTATGTTAAAGGTCCAGGAAATGGTAGAGAATCTGCTATCCGTTCTATCCATAATGCAGGTATCGAAGTAACAGAAATTATAGATGTTACTCCATTACCACACAATGGATGTCGTCCTCCAAAAAGAAGAAGAGTTTAA
- the rpsC gene encoding 30S ribosomal protein S3, which yields MGQKTNPIGNRLGIIRGWESNWYGGNDYGDKLAEDDKIRKYVHARLSKASVSRVIIERTLKLVTVTITTARPGIIIGKGGQEVDKLKEELKKITGKEVQINIFEIKRPELDAFLVASSIARQIENRISYRRAIKMAIAATMRMNAEGIKVQISGRLNGAEMARSEHYKEGRIPLSTFRADIDYALVEAHTTYGRLGVKVWIMKGEVYGKRELSPLVGLAKKQGKGGRGGRDNKNQSRRRK from the coding sequence ATGGGACAAAAGACAAATCCAATCGGAAATCGCTTAGGAATTATCAGAGGATGGGAATCTAACTGGTACGGAGGAAACGATTATGGTGACAAACTTGCCGAAGACGATAAGATTAGAAAATACGTTCACGCGCGTTTATCTAAAGCTAGTGTATCTCGTGTAATTATTGAGAGAACTTTAAAACTTGTAACCGTTACTATCACTACTGCTAGACCTGGTATTATTATCGGAAAAGGTGGTCAAGAGGTAGACAAGTTAAAAGAAGAGCTTAAGAAAATTACTGGGAAAGAAGTTCAGATCAATATTTTTGAAATTAAAAGACCTGAATTAGACGCATTTTTAGTAGCATCAAGTATCGCTCGTCAAATTGAAAATAGAATTTCATACAGACGTGCAATAAAAATGGCAATTGCTGCAACTATGCGAATGAATGCTGAAGGAATAAAAGTACAAATTAGTGGTCGTTTAAACGGAGCTGAAATGGCACGTTCAGAACACTACAAAGAAGGACGTATTCCTTTATCAACTTTTAGAGCCGATATTGATTATGCTTTAGTTGAAGCTCATACTACTTACGGTAGATTAGGAGTAAAAGTATGGATCATGAAAGGTGAAGTATATGGTAAAAGAGAACTTTCTCCTCTTGTTGGCTTAGCTAAGAAGCAAGGAAAAGGTGGACGAGGCGGAAGAGATAATAAAAATCAATCTCGTCGTAGAAAGTAA
- the rpsN gene encoding 30S ribosomal protein S14 — MAKESMKAREVKRAKTVAKYAAKRKALKEAGDYEALQKLPKNASPVRQHNRCKLTGRPKGYMRTFGISRVMFREMANQGLIPGVKKASW, encoded by the coding sequence ATGGCTAAAGAATCAATGAAAGCCCGCGAGGTAAAAAGAGCTAAAACAGTAGCTAAATATGCTGCAAAACGTAAAGCTTTAAAAGAAGCTGGAGATTATGAAGCATTGCAAAAGTTACCAAAAAACGCTTCACCAGTACGTCAGCACAACAGATGTAAATTAACTGGTAGACCAAAAGGTTACATGCGTACATTTGGAATTTCTCGTGTAATGTTCAGAGAAATGGCTAACCAAGGTTTAATACCTGGTGTTAAAAAAGCAAGTTGGTAA
- the rpsD gene encoding 30S ribosomal protein S4: MARYTGPKTKIARKFGEAIFGDDKSFEKRNYPPGQHGNARRRGKKSEYAIQLMEKQKAKYTYGVLERQFRNMFKRATAAPGITGEVLLQLCESRLDNVVYRMGISPSRSGARQLVSHRHITVNGELVNIPSYQLKAGDVVAVREKSKSLEAIDRSLSNSSNVYEWITWNSEKKEGTYVSVPARIQIPENINEQFIVELYSK; the protein is encoded by the coding sequence ATGGCAAGATATACTGGTCCTAAAACTAAAATAGCTCGTAAATTTGGCGAAGCTATATTCGGAGATGACAAATCTTTCGAAAAAAGAAATTACCCTCCAGGTCAACACGGAAACGCTAGACGTAGAGGAAAAAAATCTGAATACGCAATCCAATTAATGGAAAAGCAAAAAGCAAAATATACTTACGGTGTATTAGAGCGTCAATTCAGAAACATGTTCAAAAGAGCTACTGCAGCTCCAGGAATTACAGGTGAAGTTTTATTACAATTATGTGAGTCTAGATTGGACAACGTAGTGTATAGAATGGGAATTTCTCCTTCAAGAAGCGGAGCTAGACAATTAGTATCTCACAGACATATTACTGTTAACGGAGAATTAGTAAATATTCCATCATACCAACTTAAAGCTGGAGATGTTGTTGCAGTAAGAGAAAAGTCTAAGTCACTTGAAGCTATTGATAGATCTTTATCAAACTCAAGTAACGTATACGAATGGATTACATGGAATAGCGAGAAAAAAGAAGGAACGTATGTTTCTGTACCAGCTAGAATCCAAATTCCAGAAAACATTAATGAGCAATTCATCGTCGAATTATACTCTAAATAA
- the rpsM gene encoding 30S ribosomal protein S13 encodes MARIAGVDIPKQKRGVISLTYIYGVGRSRAKEILAAAKVDESIKVQDWTDDQIGAIRDAVGTYTIEGELRSETQLNIKRLMDIGCYRGIRHRVGLPLRGQRTKNNSRTRKGRRKTVANKKKATK; translated from the coding sequence ATGGCAAGAATCGCAGGTGTAGACATACCAAAGCAAAAAAGAGGAGTAATCTCTTTAACTTATATCTACGGAGTAGGTAGAAGTAGAGCAAAAGAAATTTTAGCAGCAGCTAAGGTTGACGAAAGCATCAAAGTACAAGATTGGACAGATGATCAAATTGGAGCAATCCGTGACGCTGTTGGAACTTATACTATTGAAGGTGAATTACGTTCTGAAACTCAATTAAACATTAAGCGATTAATGGATATTGGATGTTACAGAGGTATTCGTCACAGAGTTGGTTTACCTTTAAGAGGTCAACGTACTAAAAATAACTCTAGAACTAGAAAAGGTAGAAGAAAAACCGTTGCTAACAAGAAAAAAGCAACTAAATAA
- the rpsH gene encoding 30S ribosomal protein S8 → MYTDPIADYLTRIRNAVRANHRVVEIPASNLKKDITKILFDQGYILSYKFDDSSVQGTIKIALKYNKETKEPVIKKLQRISKPGLRKYSSSKELPRILNGLGIAIVSTSHGVMTGKQAQRDNVGGEVLCYVY, encoded by the coding sequence ATGTATACAGATCCAATAGCAGATTATTTAACTAGAATTAGAAACGCAGTGCGTGCTAATCACAGAGTAGTTGAAATACCTGCTTCAAATTTAAAAAAGGATATAACTAAAATTTTATTCGATCAAGGATATATTTTAAGTTATAAGTTTGATGACTCTTCAGTACAAGGAACTATTAAAATAGCTCTTAAGTATAATAAAGAGACAAAAGAACCAGTAATTAAAAAATTACAAAGAATAAGTAAACCAGGTTTACGTAAATATTCTAGTTCTAAAGAATTACCACGTATTCTAAACGGTCTTGGTATTGCTATCGTTTCTACTTCTCATGGAGTAATGACTGGTAAGCAAGCACAAAGAGACAATGTAGGTGGTGAAGTTTTATGTTACGTTTACTAA
- the rpsQ gene encoding 30S ribosomal protein S17, which produces MEKRNLRKERIGIVTSNKMQKSIVVSEVKKVKHPMYGKFVLKTKKYVAHDETNDCNIGDTVKIMETRPLSKSKCWRLVEIIERAK; this is translated from the coding sequence ATGGAAAAAAGAAACTTAAGAAAAGAGCGTATAGGAATTGTTACTAGTAACAAGATGCAGAAATCAATTGTGGTATCTGAAGTTAAAAAAGTAAAACACCCTATGTACGGAAAGTTCGTGTTAAAAACTAAAAAATACGTTGCACACGACGAAACAAACGATTGTAATATTGGAGATACTGTAAAGATCATGGAAACAAGACCTTTAAGTAAATCTAAATGTTGGAGATTAGTTGAAATAATTGAAAGAGCGAAGTAA
- the rplR gene encoding 50S ribosomal protein L18 has translation MALTKNERRIRIKSRIRKVVSGTEARPRLTVFRSNKEIYAQIVDDVSGKTLAAASSRDKDISAKGSKVEVAALVGKSIAEKALKAGVETIAFDRGGYLYHGRVKSLAEGAREGGLKF, from the coding sequence ATGGCGTTAACAAAAAACGAAAGACGAATAAGAATTAAAAGCAGAATCCGTAAGGTTGTTTCTGGTACAGAAGCTAGACCAAGATTAACTGTTTTTAGAAGTAATAAAGAAATTTATGCTCAAATAGTAGATGACGTATCTGGTAAAACATTAGCTGCTGCATCTTCTAGAGATAAAGATATTTCAGCAAAAGGAAGTAAAGTAGAAGTAGCTGCATTAGTAGGTAAGTCTATCGCAGAAAAAGCTTTAAAAGCTGGTGTTGAAACTATCGCTTTTGATAGAGGTGGTTATTTATATCATGGTAGAGTAAAATCATTAGCTGAAGGAGCTAGAGAAGGAGGACTTAAATTCTAA
- the ykgO gene encoding type B 50S ribosomal protein L36 — protein sequence MKVRASVKKRSADCKIVRRKGRLYVINKKNPRFKQRQG from the coding sequence ATGAAAGTAAGAGCATCAGTAAAAAAAAGAAGCGCAGATTGTAAAATCGTGCGTAGAAAAGGTAGACTTTACGTCATTAACAAAAAGAATCCTAGATTCAAACAAAGACAAGGGTAA
- the rplV gene encoding 50S ribosomal protein L22 gives MGSRKKQMADAIKEGKKQIAFAKLNNCPTSPRKMRLVADLVRGERVEKALNILKFSQKEASNRLEKLLLSAIANWQAKNEDASIEEAELFVQEIRVDGGSMLKRLRPAPQGRAHRIRKRSNHVTIVVGANNNTQS, from the coding sequence ATGGGAAGTCGTAAAAAACAAATGGCAGACGCTATTAAGGAAGGTAAAAAGCAAATTGCTTTTGCAAAACTTAATAACTGTCCTACGTCACCAAGAAAAATGCGTTTAGTAGCCGATTTAGTAAGAGGTGAACGCGTAGAAAAAGCACTTAATATTTTAAAGTTTAGTCAAAAAGAAGCATCAAATCGTTTAGAAAAACTATTACTTTCTGCGATTGCTAACTGGCAGGCTAAAAATGAAGATGCAAGTATAGAAGAGGCAGAATTATTTGTTCAAGAGATTAGAGTAGATGGTGGATCTATGTTAAAAAGATTACGCCCAGCTCCTCAAGGACGTGCACACAGAATAAGAAAACGCTCAAACCACGTTACCATCGTTGTAGGAGCTAACAATAACACACAAAGCTAA
- the rpmD gene encoding 50S ribosomal protein L30 — MSKIKVTKVKSAINRTQRQKRTLLALGLKKIGQTIEHEATPNILGMIAKVNHLVSVEETK; from the coding sequence ATGTCTAAGATAAAAGTAACAAAAGTTAAAAGTGCAATCAACAGAACACAAAGACAAAAAAGAACTTTATTAGCTCTTGGTCTTAAAAAGATTGGACAAACTATAGAACACGAGGCTACTCCTAATATCTTAGGAATGATAGCAAAAGTAAATCACTTAGTTTCTGTTGAAGAAACTAAATAA
- the rplN gene encoding 50S ribosomal protein L14 → MVQQESRLKVADNTGAKEVLTIRVLGGTKRRYASVGDKIVVTVKDATPNGNIKKGAVSTAVVVRTKKEVRRPDGSYIRFDDNACVLLNPTGEMRGTRVFGPVARELRDKQFMKIVSLAPEVL, encoded by the coding sequence ATGGTACAACAAGAATCAAGACTAAAAGTAGCAGATAACACTGGAGCAAAAGAAGTATTAACAATACGTGTTCTAGGGGGTACTAAAAGAAGATACGCTTCTGTAGGTGATAAAATAGTTGTCACTGTAAAAGATGCAACTCCTAATGGAAACATTAAAAAAGGAGCTGTGTCAACAGCAGTTGTTGTACGTACAAAAAAAGAAGTTAGACGTCCAGACGGATCTTACATAAGATTTGACGATAACGCTTGTGTCCTTTTAAACCCAACGGGTGAAATGAGAGGTACACGTGTATTTGGACCTGTAGCTAGAGAACTTCGTGATAAACAATTCATGAAAATTGTATCATTAGCACCAGAAGTGCTTTAA
- the rplX gene encoding 50S ribosomal protein L24, producing MTKLKIKTGDTVKVIAGDHKGSEGKVQQVFIDKNKAIVEGVNMVKKHTKPSAQSPQGGIVEKEAPINISNLSLLTSKGETTRVGYRVEGDKKVRFSKKSNEVI from the coding sequence ATGACAAAGCTTAAAATAAAAACAGGAGATACCGTAAAAGTTATAGCTGGTGATCATAAAGGGTCAGAAGGTAAAGTGCAACAAGTATTTATCGACAAAAATAAAGCTATAGTGGAAGGTGTGAACATGGTTAAGAAACATACTAAACCAAGTGCACAAAGCCCTCAAGGAGGTATTGTAGAAAAAGAGGCGCCTATCAACATCTCAAACTTATCATTGTTGACTTCTAAAGGAGAAACAACAAGAGTAGGTTATAGAGTAGAAGGTGATAAAAAAGTCAGATTTTCTAAAAAATCTAATGAAGTAATATAG
- the rpsE gene encoding 30S ribosomal protein S5 — translation MYQKYKSAELVKPSGLDLKDRLVGVQRVTKVTKGGRAFGFSAIVVVGDEAGVVGHGLGKSKDVASAIAKAIEDAKKNLVRIPIMKGTLPHEQKGKFGGARVNIIPAAPGTGVIAGGAVRTVLEAVGVHDVLSKSQGSSNPHNVVKATFDALLQLRDPKTIARQRGISLEKVFNG, via the coding sequence ATGTATCAAAAATACAAAAGCGCAGAGTTAGTAAAACCAAGTGGATTAGATCTTAAAGATCGTTTAGTTGGTGTACAAAGAGTTACAAAAGTAACAAAAGGAGGTAGAGCATTTGGTTTCTCAGCAATCGTAGTGGTTGGAGATGAAGCAGGTGTTGTAGGTCATGGTTTAGGAAAATCTAAAGACGTTGCTAGTGCAATAGCAAAAGCAATTGAAGATGCTAAGAAAAACTTAGTACGTATTCCAATCATGAAAGGAACTTTACCACACGAACAAAAAGGAAAATTTGGTGGAGCAAGAGTAAATATCATTCCTGCAGCTCCTGGTACAGGAGTTATTGCTGGTGGAGCTGTAAGAACAGTTTTAGAGGCAGTAGGTGTACATGATGTATTATCAAAATCTCAAGGATCATCAAACCCTCATAACGTGGTAAAAGCAACTTTTGATGCTTTATTACAATTAAGAGACCCTAAAACGATTGCTCGTCAAAGAGGAATCTCTTTAGAAAAAGTTTTTAACGGATAA
- the rplP gene encoding 50S ribosomal protein L16 — MLQPKRTKFRKMQKGRMKGNSGRGHQLSNGTFGIKSLDSNFLTSRQIEAARIAATRYMKREGQLWIKIFPDKPITKKPLEVRMGKGKGAVEYWAAVVKPGRILFEVGGVPLDIAKEALRLAAQKLPVKTKFVIARDYEA; from the coding sequence ATGTTACAGCCTAAAAGAACAAAATTTAGAAAAATGCAAAAGGGTCGTATGAAAGGGAACTCTGGTAGAGGTCACCAACTTTCAAACGGAACTTTTGGAATAAAATCATTAGATTCTAACTTTTTAACATCACGTCAAATAGAAGCAGCTCGTATTGCAGCTACACGTTACATGAAAAGAGAAGGTCAACTTTGGATTAAAATATTTCCAGATAAGCCAATCACTAAAAAACCTCTTGAAGTACGTATGGGTAAAGGAAAAGGAGCAGTAGAATATTGGGCAGCAGTAGTTAAACCAGGAAGAATCCTTTTTGAAGTTGGAGGAGTGCCTTTAGATATCGCTAAAGAAGCATTAAGACTTGCAGCTCAAAAATTACCAGTAAAAACTAAGTTTGTAATCGCTAGAGATTACGAAGCATAA
- the rplE gene encoding 50S ribosomal protein L5: MGYSPRLKEEYKSKVIAALTEEFGYKNVMQVPKLEKIVLSRGVGAAVADKKLVDYAVDELTNITGQKAVATISKKDVASFKLRKGMPIGAKVTLRGERMYEFLDRLITSALPRVRDFNGIRATGFDGRGNYNLGVTEQIIFPEINIDKVNKIDGMDITFVTSAATDKEAKSLLTELGLPFQKN; this comes from the coding sequence ATGGGATATTCACCGAGACTAAAAGAAGAGTATAAAAGCAAAGTAATTGCTGCTCTTACAGAAGAGTTTGGCTACAAAAATGTAATGCAAGTACCAAAATTAGAAAAGATAGTATTATCTAGAGGTGTTGGTGCTGCTGTAGCTGATAAAAAATTAGTTGACTATGCAGTAGACGAGTTAACTAATATTACAGGACAAAAAGCTGTTGCTACCATATCTAAAAAAGATGTAGCTTCTTTCAAATTACGTAAAGGAATGCCAATTGGTGCTAAAGTTACGTTAAGAGGAGAAAGAATGTACGAATTTTTAGATCGTTTAATTACTTCTGCACTTCCACGTGTAAGAGATTTTAACGGGATTAGAGCTACTGGTTTTGACGGAAGAGGTAACTACAATTTAGGAGTTACTGAGCAAATCATATTCCCAGAAATTAATATTGACAAGGTTAATAAAATTGATGGTATGGATATTACATTTGTAACTTCTGCAGCAACAGATAAAGAGGCTAAATCATTATTAACAGAATTAGGGTTACCTTTTCAAAAAAACTAA
- the secY gene encoding preprotein translocase subunit SecY — protein MKFIETLKNVWKIEELRNRIIVTLGLLLVYRFGAQVVLPGIDAAQLENLQSGTSEGIFGILNAFTGGAFANASVFALGIMPYISASIVVQLMGIAIPYLQKLQKEGASGQKKITQITRWLTIAICLVQAPGYLASLGPMFGIPDSAFLLGQGGMFYFSSIIILVTGCIFAMWLGEKITDKGIGNGISLLIMVGIIATLPKSFLQNAASRLETGNNVMMILFEIVIWFVIILLSVLLVMAVRKIAVQYARRSATGGYEKNVFGSRQYIPLKLNASGVMPIIFAQAIMFVPGLIGGSSLLKDTSAGLWMQSNFSDIFGFWYNLVFALLIIIFTYFYTAITVPTNKMADDLKRSGGFIPGIRPGSETSEYLDKIMSQITLPGSIFLALIAVFPAFIVKLLNVQSGWALFFGGTSLLIMVGVAIDTMQQVNSYLLNRHYDGLMKTGKNRKAVA, from the coding sequence ATGAAATTTATAGAGACATTAAAAAATGTTTGGAAAATTGAAGAACTAAGAAACAGAATCATAGTTACACTAGGTTTGTTATTAGTTTATCGTTTTGGAGCACAAGTAGTATTACCTGGTATTGATGCAGCACAATTAGAAAACTTACAATCTGGTACATCAGAAGGAATTTTCGGAATATTAAATGCATTTACTGGAGGCGCATTTGCTAACGCATCTGTGTTTGCACTTGGAATTATGCCTTACATTTCTGCTTCTATTGTAGTTCAGTTAATGGGTATAGCTATTCCTTATTTACAAAAACTACAAAAAGAAGGTGCTAGTGGTCAGAAAAAAATCACTCAAATCACACGTTGGTTAACAATAGCAATATGTTTGGTACAAGCTCCAGGATATTTAGCTAGTTTAGGTCCAATGTTTGGTATTCCAGATTCAGCATTTTTATTAGGTCAAGGTGGAATGTTTTATTTCTCATCTATTATAATATTAGTTACTGGATGTATCTTTGCAATGTGGCTGGGAGAAAAGATTACAGATAAAGGAATTGGTAATGGTATCTCATTATTAATTATGGTAGGTATTATTGCTACTTTACCTAAGTCTTTCTTACAGAATGCAGCATCAAGATTAGAAACAGGAAACAACGTAATGATGATTTTATTTGAAATCGTTATCTGGTTTGTAATTATACTGTTATCAGTATTGCTTGTAATGGCAGTACGTAAAATAGCAGTACAATACGCTAGACGTTCTGCAACTGGTGGATATGAAAAAAACGTATTTGGATCTAGACAATATATTCCATTAAAGCTTAATGCTTCAGGAGTAATGCCAATTATATTTGCTCAAGCAATTATGTTCGTACCTGGTTTAATAGGTGGATCTTCTTTATTAAAAGATACCTCTGCAGGATTATGGATGCAATCTAACTTTTCAGATATCTTCGGGTTTTGGTATAATTTAGTATTTGCATTATTAATTATCATATTCACATATTTTTATACTGCAATTACAGTACCTACTAATAAAATGGCTGATGATTTAAAACGAAGCGGAGGATTTATTCCTGGTATTCGTCCTGGATCTGAAACTTCAGAATATTTAGACAAAATTATGTCTCAAATAACCTTACCTGGTTCTATATTTCTTGCATTAATAGCTGTGTTCCCAGCGTTTATTGTTAAGTTATTAAATGTACAATCTGGTTGGGCTTTATTTTTTGGAGGAACCTCTTTATTAATCATGGTTGGAGTTGCAATTGATACTATGCAACAAGTAAACTCTTACTTGTTAAATAGACACTATGATGGCTTAATGAAAACCGGTAAAAACAGAAAAGCAGTAGCTTAA